One region of Osmia lignaria lignaria isolate PbOS001 chromosome 7, iyOsmLign1, whole genome shotgun sequence genomic DNA includes:
- the LOC117609588 gene encoding putative oxidoreductase YjmC encodes MSKMYRSFLTTFQSRAKLLKNMLKFSSINTKRMATAQSSDQMVIPKEDVVRFINECMCKVGTTPESGEIVGHHLMTADYSGHFSHGMNRVPMYIKDIQNKITDPVAKPQIITDFQAIALVSGNNGLGQVIGKFCMELAIEKSKKFGIGMVAARQSNHYGICGYYTAMAIKQNLIGFSCTNTSPLMAPTRSKQSALGTNPISLGMSALNNDRFNLDMATTAVALGKIELAVRKNEPIPAGWALDVHGKVTTDPEKAYEATVLMPLGGEERNSGYKGYGLALMVEVLCGILSGSHFGPNIRKWKGSQKIANLGQCFMAINPDAFCSGSQERLSKLLKQLRELPIVGDKPVMVAGDPEKHSMERVDKEGGITYHPNQLKAAKELANQLGVAPMKIIPKKMTR; translated from the exons ATGTCGAAGATGTACAGAAGTTTTCTGACCACCTTTCAAAGCAGAGCGAAGCTTTTGAAAAATATGCTGAAATTCAGCTCGATAAATACGAAAAGGATGGCTACCGCGCAAAGTAGCGATCAGATGGTCATACCTAAAGAGGATGTAGTCAGATTTATTAACGAATGTATGTGCAAAGTTGGAACGACACCAGAATCTGGAGAAATCGTTGGCCATCATTTAATGACCGCTGATTACAGTGGCCATTTTAGCCATGGAATGAACAGGGTGCCAATGTACATAAAGGATATTCAAAATAAGATCACCGATCCTGTTGCTAAGCCGCAGATCATTACTGATTTTCAG GCGATAGCTTTGGTCAGCGGGAACAACGGTCTGGGCCAGGTGATCGGTAAATTCTGTATGGAATTGGCGATCGAAAAATCGAAGAAGTTTGGTATCGGCATGGTGGCGGCTCGTCAATCGAATCATTACGGAATCTGCGGTTACTACACGGCGATGGCGATCAAACAGAACCTGATAG GCTTTAGCTGCACCAACACCAGCCCTCTGATGGCTCCAACTCGCAGTAAACAATCGGCATTGGGCACGAATCCTATAAGTTTGGGAATGTCCGCATTGAACAACGATAGATTCAATCTGGACATGGCCACCACAGCCGTGGCATTGGGTAAAATCGAGCTCGCGGTGAGAAAAAACGAACCCATACCCGCGGGTTGGGCGCTCGATGTTCATGGAAAGGTGACAACAGATCCCGAGAAAGCTTACGAAGCTACCGTTCTGATGCCTCTCGGAGGTGAAGAACGTAATTCAGGTTACAAAGGTTACGGATTGGCTTTGATGGTCGAAGTGCTTTGCGGTATTTTATCCGGAAGTCACTTTGGACCTAACATCAGAAAGTGGAAAGGTAGCCAAAAGATCGCTAATCTCGGACAGTGTTTCATGGCTATCAATCCGGATGCTTTTTGTTCTGGGTCACAAGAAAGATTATCGAAGTTGTTGAAACAATTGAGAGAGCTACCTATTGTCGGAGACAAGCCTGTTATGGTAGCTGGAGATCCAGAGAAACATTCCATGGAACGCGTGGATAAAGAAGGTGGCATTACTTATCATCCTAATCAGTTAAAAGCTGCCAAAGAGTTGGCGAACCAATTAGGAGTCGCACCTATGAAAATTATTCCTAAGAAAATGACTCGTTGA